The genomic interval AGCAAGCACGCAAACACTATTGAGATCATGTGGAAAATTGATCCGTGGTTGAACCAGGGGATGAATTCCGACAACGAGCGGAAGACCGGTTGTTACTATTGCCACGGCACGGTCCTGAAGATGAAGGACGGCAAGCTCGACCCGGCGACATGGCCCAATGTAGGTGTCGGCCGTGTCAATCTGGATGGCTCCCTTGGCAGTTGTACCAGCTGCCACACCCGTCACCGTTTTTCCGTGATGGAAGCACGCAAGCCTGAAACTTGCGGACAATGCCACCTTGGCCCGGATCATCCGCAAATTGAAATATACAACGAATCCAAACATGGCGATATCTATCAGGCCTTCAAGCATGAATACAACTTCGATTCTGCCCCCGGAGCTTGGACGCCAGGCGTAGACTATCGCGCTCCGACTTGCGCCTCCTGCCATATGTCGGGCGCCGGAATGCAACCCACGACTCACGATGTGACCGAGCGTCTCTCCTGGGAACTCCAGGCTCCCCTTACCGTTCGTCCGCAGGACTTCAAGGCTTTCCCCTCCGGTACAGACTGGAAAGTTGAAAGGGACAAGATGAAGGACATCTGCAGGCAGTGCCACGGCACGGCCTGGATTGAAGACCACTACACTCAGACCGACAAAGCGGTTGAAGAGTACAATGAAGCCTACTTCAAGCCTGCCAAGAAGATGCTTGACGAGTTGTACGCCAAGGGGCTTCTCGACAAGACAAAGTTCTTTGATGAGCATTTGGAAGTTGAATACTACGAGCTCTGGCATCACGAAGGCCGTCGCGCAAGAATGGGCTCTGCCATGATGGCCCCCGACTATGCGTGGTGGCATGGTTTCTACGAGTGCAAGCACCGTTACAACCAGTTCATGGAAGAAGCTCGCCACCTCATCGAAACCAACACCAAGGCATACAAGTACCCTGACTTCCCGAACACTGGCGGGGAGACCACCAGGCCGGTGGAGGTTTTTGGCAAGCAGTAATCCGCCTAACCACTAACGACGTAAGGAGGGAGGGGTTTAAACCCCTCCCTCTTTTTTGCTCAATACGTTTAGCCTGTAATTGAATCTTTGAATATCGTCGCCCGATTCCTATTGATGGACCCATTTTTAGCAGCTATGATCAAACTGTTTTAACTTCAATGTAAGATGTTTAAATAATTATAATTTTACAGTAACAAACTATGCTTATATACATCCTGGTTGGCGTTTTAGCTTTTTCCGCGGGCCTTGTTTTTGGAAGGTATCTTTTGCCTTTTCCGCTGTGGAACAGAGGCATCCCCCTCGCCCGGCGAAGTCGTCGAAAACCGAACAATTTGAATCGGTTCAATTTTGACAAACAAAAAAAGTATGAAAAGGAAGGCCGAAAGTTTCCTTTTTCCTATTAGCGGGACAGTCCGGCAGATGCCCTCGTAATCGATTTTCCCCATCCGAGTAGGGTTATTATTTGACGCAAGTCAAAGACAAAAAAAGGCAAAGAAGTTAGCCTCTATTTTTAGAGTCATGAAAACCTGCTGTCAGGTAGAACGGTTGTGTCGGCCAAAAGCCGTACAGCATCAACCTCCAACCAAAGGAGACAGGTATGTTCTGTTACCAATGTCAGGAGACGGCGAAAAATTCGGGCTGCACCGTCAAGGGGATGTGCGGAAAACCGGAAGAAACCGCCAACCTTCAAGACCTCCTGATTTTTGTTCTGCGAGGTATCGCGGTATATGGCGAAGGACTCAAAGACTTGGGGCAACCCGACAGGTCCAACGATGATTTCGTGCTTCAGGGGCTTTTCGCCACCATAACCAACGCCAATTGGGACGACGCCCGATTCGAAAAGCTAATCCAGGAAGCCCTTGAACGCCGCGACGCGCTCAAAACCCGGTTCCTTGCCGCCTACAAGACGAAACATGGCAAAGACTACGCCGACAGCCTGCCTGAAGCTGCGACTTGGAGCGGGCCCGTCTCTTCCTTTGCGGAAAAGGCCAAAACAATCGGCATCCTCGCCACGGAGGATGAGGACGTTCGTTCTCTGCGCGAATTCCTGATCATTGGCCTCAAGGGCGTGGCCGCCTATGCAGAGCATGCCGCCGTTCTCGGATACCGCAAGCCGGAAATAGACGACTTCATGCTGGAAGCCCTGGCGTCCACAACCAAGGACCTGTCCGTGGACGAGATGGTTGGCCTGGTCATGAAGGCCGGAGAGACCGCAGTCACGACAATGGCTCTTCTGGATGAAGCCAACACCTCCACATACGGGCATCCCGAGATCACCGAGGTCAACATCGGTGTGGGCAACAAGCCCGGCATTCTCATCAGTGGCCATGACCTCAAAGACATGGAAGAGCTGCTCAAGCAGACCGAGGGAACAGGCGTCGACGTCTACACGCATGGCGAGATGCTCCCCGCCAACTACTATCCCGCCTTCAAGAAGTACGATCACTT from Desulfovibrio sp. Huiquan2017 carries:
- a CDS encoding multiheme c-type cytochrome, whose translation is MKRSVIVLLMVTLTALFAAAAAAQNFPKVRELRMDRATPPQGVACIECHKKETPGIFADWAMSRHASAGITCLDCHQAQPGDKDISVDHEKYYSRGDMPMGEKQYFVPVASPVTPKDCSRCHPDEAKQYAKSKHANTIEIMWKIDPWLNQGMNSDNERKTGCYYCHGTVLKMKDGKLDPATWPNVGVGRVNLDGSLGSCTSCHTRHRFSVMEARKPETCGQCHLGPDHPQIEIYNESKHGDIYQAFKHEYNFDSAPGAWTPGVDYRAPTCASCHMSGAGMQPTTHDVTERLSWELQAPLTVRPQDFKAFPSGTDWKVERDKMKDICRQCHGTAWIEDHYTQTDKAVEEYNEAYFKPAKKMLDELYAKGLLDKTKFFDEHLEVEYYELWHHEGRRARMGSAMMAPDYAWWHGFYECKHRYNQFMEEARHLIETNTKAYKYPDFPNTGGETTRPVEVFGKQ
- the hcp gene encoding hydroxylamine reductase, giving the protein MFCYQCQETAKNSGCTVKGMCGKPEETANLQDLLIFVLRGIAVYGEGLKDLGQPDRSNDDFVLQGLFATITNANWDDARFEKLIQEALERRDALKTRFLAAYKTKHGKDYADSLPEAATWSGPVSSFAEKAKTIGILATEDEDVRSLREFLIIGLKGVAAYAEHAAVLGYRKPEIDDFMLEALASTTKDLSVDEMVGLVMKAGETAVTTMALLDEANTSTYGHPEITEVNIGVGNKPGILISGHDLKDMEELLKQTEGTGVDVYTHGEMLPANYYPAFKKYDHFVGNYGGSWWQQNPEFEDFNGPILLTTNCLVPLKKSNTYLDRLYTTGVVGYEGAKHIPERPEGGAKDFSGIIAQAQKCSPPIELEKGSIVGGFAHHQVTELADKVVDAVKSGAIKRFVVMAGCDGRQKSRDYYTEVAQALPKDTVILTAGCAKYRYNKLDLGDIGGIPRVLDAGQCNDSYSLAVIALKLKEIFELEDINDLPVSYDIAWYEQKAVAVLLALLFLGVKGIRLGPTLPGFLSPNVAKVVIEKFDLKPIG